In Cicer arietinum cultivar CDC Frontier isolate Library 1 chromosome 1, Cicar.CDCFrontier_v2.0, whole genome shotgun sequence, one DNA window encodes the following:
- the LOC101495051 gene encoding protein TIFY 10A-like, which translates to MSTSSEHSEISGQKPARSPEKSTFSQTCSLLSQYIKEKGSFKDLSLGMTCNTDPIGSPETSSHSATTMNFFPNKENNLTPKNLTTMDLLTPQAALNNSNAIKGPKAAQLTMFYGGQVIVFDDFPADRAHELMSFASKGISQSHNNSVFTYTQSQPSFPINLVRTSADSTTPIVPSVNIVANTGAGSVLEHPQVPSRPIVCDLPIARKASLHRFLEKRKDRIAAKAPYQRTNTMEHVNKATESMSWLGLGAKPTQI; encoded by the exons ATGTCTACCTCATCGGAACACTCTGAGATTTCCGGCCAGAAACCGGCGAGGTCACCGGAAAAGTCAACTTTCTCTCAAACTTGCAGTTTATTGAGTCAATATATTAAGGAAAAGGGTAGCTTCAAAGATCTTTCTCTTGGGATGACATGCAACACCGACCCAATTG GGTCTCCTGAGACATCTTCTCATTCTGCAACAACCATGAACTTCTTTCCTAACAAGGAAAACAACTTGACACCAAAGAACCTTACAACCATGGATTTGCTCACTCCACAAGCTGCCTTGAACAATTCCAA TGCTATTAAGGGACCTAAAGCTGCACAGTTGACGATGTTTTATGGCGGTCAAGTAATTGTATTTGATGATTTTCCAGCTGATAGAGCACATGAGCTTATGTCTTTTGCAAGCAAAGGAATCTCTCAAAGCCACAACAATTCTGTTTTCACTTACACACAGAGCCAGCCTTCGTTTCCGATTAATTTGGTCAGAACTTCCGCTGATTCAACCACTCCAATTGTTCCTAGTGTGAACATTGTCGCTAATACTGGCGCTGGCTCCGTTCTTGAACACCCTCAAGTTCCCTCTAGACCTATCGTTTGTG ATCTGCCGATTGCGAGGAAAGCTTCGCTTCATCGGTTCCTGGAGAAGAGAAAGGATAG AATTGCAGCAAAAGCACCATATCAAAGGACAAATACCATGGAGCATGTTAACAAGGCAACTGAGTCCATGTCATGGCTTGGATTAGGTGCCAAACCAACTCAAATATGA